The following are encoded together in the Nymphaea colorata isolate Beijing-Zhang1983 chromosome 14, ASM883128v2, whole genome shotgun sequence genome:
- the LOC116267770 gene encoding homeobox-leucine zipper protein HAT5-like has translation MAGSSVFSGEPSSDVTPLISSPRNSMAPPLCSSQSFHGSTAMVNLQRPASDASGRSFPRPCDQDWDEGLDDSVNACEKKRRLRPDQVRFLEKSFELENKLEPERKVQLAVNLGLQPRQVAIWFQNRRARWKTKQLEKEYDQLKEKYDRLKADHEALIHEKENLQAEVIMYTNLLNSDKEDRREPQSVPDVNKDLQSSQYGHADAPSREERLEEAILAHKPKFSSASVATIDPNRQQVSEVSRADEGQAELEKNLITESPYVPKVEDAMYKDPPEGDSASYGFVSEDQYLWFWPL, from the exons ATGGCCGGTAGCAGCGTCTTCAGCGGAGAGCCGTCGTCCGATGTCACCCCTCTGATTTCCTCGCCCCGCAACTCGATGGCTCCGCCGCTTTGCTCTTCTCAGAGCTTTCACG GTTCAACAGCCATGGTCAATCTTCAGAGGCCTGCATCAGACGCATCTGGAAGATCATTTCCCAGACCATGTGACCAGGACTGGGATGAAGGATTAGATGACTCTGTTAATGCAtgcgaaaaaaaaagaaggctgAGGCCTGATCAAGTTCGCTTCTTGGAGAAGAGCTTCGAGTTGGAGAACAAGTTGGAACCTGAAAGGAAGGTGCAACTAGCAGTCAATTTGGGGCTCCAACCTCGCCAGGTTGCTATTTGGTTCCAAAATCGCCGAGCTCGATGGAAGACTAAGCAACTCGAGAAAGAATATGATCAGCTGAAAGAGAAGTATGACAGGTTGAAGGCTGATCATGAAGCCTTGATCCATGAGAAGGAAAATCTTCAAGCTGAA GTCATCATGTACACAAATTTATTGAACTCCGATAAGGAAGACAGAAGAGAACCACAATCAGTTCCAGATGTGAACAAAGATCTTCAGAGCTCCCAGTATGGACATGCTGATGCTCCTTCACGTGAGGAGCGTCTGGAGGAAGCCATCCTTGCACATAAACCAAAATTCAGTTCTGCTAGCGTTGCCACTATTGACCCTAATCGCCAGCAGGTCTCTGAAGTCTCTCGAGCAGATGAAGGCCAAGCGGAACTTGAAAAGAACCTCATCACTGAGAGTCCTTATGTTCCAAAAGTGGAGGATGCCATGTACAAGGATCCGCCAGAAGGCGACTCTGCTAGCTATGGGTTTGTGTCTGAGGATCAGTATCTCTGGTTTTGGCCCCTTTGA
- the LOC116267429 gene encoding uncharacterized protein LOC116267429 has translation MDLKEKLNKFWSQQEKCQLALVGIAAEAAPLKTRPAASAAAQKSPVPLKFSNETERLQYINSIRKSPVGAQIKRVLDLLRETRRALTPEQINKASFVDVKANKIVFDSLRKNIKVNYDGECFSYKSKHEIKSKHELLLLIRKAPEGIAVGDLKDAYPFVMEDLQDLKAAGDVWLLSNLECQEDTVYPNDPRVVMKVDDDIKQLFRGIDMPRDMIDIEKDLLKNGMKPATNTAERKKVAQVQGIKPRQKQKKKREFSKRAKLTNVHLPELFNFPGL, from the exons ATGGATCTAAAAGAGAAGCTAAACAAGTTCTGGAGTCAGCAGGAGAAGTGCCAGTTAGCACTTGTTGGCATTGCTGCCGAAGCGGCACCTTTGAAGACCAGACCTGCAGCTTCAGCTGCTGCACAGAAGTCCCCTGTGCCTCTGAAGTTCTCAAATGAGACGGAGAGGCTTCAATATATCAATAGCATTAGGAAGTCTCCAGTTGGTGCGCAGATCAAACGTGTACTGGACCTCCTCCGTGAG ACAAGGCGCGCTCTCACACCAGAGCAGATCAATAAAGCATCTTTTGTTGATGTCAAAGCAAACAAGATCGTATTTGACAGTTTAAGAAAGAATATCAAAGTAAACTATGATGGCGAGTGCTTCTCTTACAAG TCAAAGCATGAGATCAAGAGCAAGCATGAACTTCTACTACTTATTCGTAAGGCTCCAGAAGGAATTGCAGTTGGTGACCTTAAAGATGCATACCCCTTTGTTATGGAGGATTTGCAG GATCTTAAGGCGGCTGGTGATGTTTGGCTGCTCTCAAATTTAGAATGTCAAGAAGATACAGTGTATCCAAATGACCCAAGAGTTGTAATGAAGGTAGATGATGATATAAAACAACTCTTCAGAGGAATTGACATGCCCAGGGATATGATCGACATTGAGAAAGATCTACTAAAAAATGGAATGAAACCAGCTACCAATACTgctgaaaggaaaaaggtgGCACAGGTGCAAGGCATCAAACCAAGAcaaaagcagaagaagaagcgTGAGTTTAGCAAGAGGGCCAAGTTGACAAACGTTCATCTTCCTGAGCTCTTCAATTTTCCTGGCTTGTGA